The DNA region AGCCAGCCATGCGACGACGACGACGGCCATGACCGTCGCCGGCGTCGGCAGCGTGACAAGTGCCAACGCGTACACCAGTACCGACAGGTGGAAGTTCAGCGCCTCACGGGCGTGGTGCGTCAGGAAGTCGTCGCGCCGGTGGGCGGCGACCCAGACGACGGCCGGTCCGACGATCCCGGCCGCGGTCGGGATCGAGAGGAAGAACCCGACGCAGGTCGAGAGGTGGACCATCATGGCCAGCGACCGCGACGCGGACCGCGGCACGGGCGCGTTCGGTGCGGCCGCGCTCATCAGCACCTCCGGGGCCGGGCCATCAGGCCACCCTAGCGACGTTCACCGGGCCGCGGCGACGGGAGGTGGACGGACAT from Euzebyales bacterium includes:
- a CDS encoding DUF4870 domain-containing protein, giving the protein MSAAAPNAPVPRSASRSLAMMVHLSTCVGFFLSIPTAAGIVGPAVVWVAAHRRDDFLTHHAREALNFHLSVLVYALALVTLPTPATVMAVVVVAWLAVVIMVAGLAYEGRPARYPGALPILRRPRRVSRG